One genomic segment of Methylocystis sp. SC2 includes these proteins:
- a CDS encoding type II toxin-antitoxin system VapC family toxin has product MIIVDTNVLSELMRSEPSPRVRTRVDRQRSEQLWTTSITAMELYQGVARLGDSERKNRLIAAIYTMLNEDFAQRIASFDLEAALATASVAAERLKIGRPIEIRDTQIAGIAFSRNASIATRNVRHFSGLPIELINPWDFTGG; this is encoded by the coding sequence TTGATCATCGTTGATACAAACGTTCTTTCCGAATTGATGCGCTCGGAGCCCTCGCCGCGCGTTCGAACACGGGTCGACCGTCAGCGATCTGAACAACTCTGGACGACATCCATTACGGCGATGGAGCTGTATCAAGGCGTCGCAAGGCTGGGCGACAGCGAACGCAAGAACCGGCTCATCGCAGCGATCTACACAATGCTGAATGAAGACTTCGCGCAGCGCATCGCGAGCTTCGATCTTGAGGCGGCTTTGGCCACCGCCTCGGTTGCGGCGGAGCGCCTCAAGATTGGTCGTCCGATAGAAATCCGGGACACCCAAATCGCAGGGATCGCGTTCTCTCGCAACGCATCGATTGCGACGCGCAATGTGCGACATTTTTCGGGCCTGCCAATCGAGCTCATCAACCCCTGGGACTTCACTGGCGGATAA
- a CDS encoding Toxin-antitoxin system/ Plasmid stability protein: MSQLIINNIDDTVSKHLRARAAEHGRSVEEEARAIIQDVVGLFPPPALPSGLGTRITTRFHEIGLSEREAAAFELPGEEIKPAEFD; this comes from the coding sequence ATGTCTCAACTGATCATCAACAATATCGACGATACTGTATCCAAACATTTGCGCGCTCGCGCCGCCGAACACGGCCGCAGCGTCGAAGAAGAAGCGCGCGCGATTATTCAGGACGTCGTTGGACTCTTCCCGCCGCCCGCTCTTCCCTCCGGATTGGGTACGCGAATTACAACTCGGTTTCACGAAATTGGCCTCAGCGAACGGGAAGCCGCAGCCTTTGAACTGCCCGGTGAAGAAATCAAACCGGCTGAATTCGATTGA
- the purF gene encoding amidophosphoribosyltransferase, with protein MTEAAEDLQRSSSREIDATDDLDGDRLREYCGVFGVFDLPDAAAIAALGLHALQHRGQEAAGIVTFDGGRFYGERRLGLVGDHFSQESAIERLPGAAAIGHVRYATTGETMLRNVQPLFAELNTGGFAVAHNGNLTNAQTLRRELIREGAIFQSTSDTEVILHLVARSRRPLLIDRFIEALRSIEGAYSLVALTNKKLIGARDPLGIRPLVIGEFNGKYILASETCALDIIGARFVRDVMNGEIVVISEDGIQSLRPFPPQPMRPCIFEYIYFARPDSIVHGRPVYEVRKAMGAELARERLIEADVVVPVPDSGVPAALGYSQQSGVPFELGIIRNHYVGRTFIEPTQIARDFGVRMKHSANRCVVAGKRVILIDDSIVRGTTSVKIVQMMRDAGATEVHFLISSPPITNPDYYGIDTPQKDKLLAATHTLEEMREYIGCDSLAFLSVDGIYRAMGYERRDPIRPQFTDHCFTGDYPTSLTDLVGENRAQLSLLAEAS; from the coding sequence ATGACGGAGGCCGCCGAGGATCTTCAACGATCCTCATCCCGCGAGATTGACGCCACAGACGATCTCGACGGCGACAGGCTTCGCGAATATTGCGGCGTGTTCGGCGTCTTCGATCTGCCGGACGCCGCAGCGATCGCCGCCTTGGGCTTGCACGCCCTGCAGCACCGCGGCCAAGAGGCGGCCGGCATCGTCACTTTCGACGGCGGCCGCTTTTATGGCGAGCGCCGTTTGGGGCTCGTCGGCGACCACTTCTCTCAGGAAAGCGCCATCGAACGCCTGCCGGGCGCCGCCGCGATCGGCCATGTCCGCTACGCCACGACGGGCGAAACGATGCTGCGCAACGTGCAGCCGCTGTTCGCGGAACTGAACACGGGCGGCTTCGCGGTCGCCCACAACGGCAATCTCACCAACGCCCAGACGCTGCGGCGCGAACTGATCCGCGAAGGCGCGATCTTCCAGTCGACTTCGGACACCGAGGTCATCCTTCATCTCGTCGCGCGCAGCCGCAGGCCGCTGCTCATCGACCGTTTCATCGAAGCGCTTCGCTCGATCGAAGGCGCTTATTCGCTCGTCGCGCTCACCAACAAGAAGCTGATCGGCGCGCGCGATCCGCTCGGCATTCGGCCGCTCGTCATCGGCGAATTCAACGGAAAATATATTCTCGCGTCGGAAACTTGCGCGCTCGACATCATCGGCGCGCGCTTCGTGCGCGACGTGATGAACGGCGAGATCGTCGTTATCTCCGAGGACGGCATTCAAAGCTTGCGGCCGTTCCCGCCGCAGCCGATGCGCCCCTGCATCTTCGAATACATCTATTTCGCCCGTCCCGATTCCATCGTCCATGGCCGTCCGGTCTATGAGGTGCGCAAGGCGATGGGCGCCGAGCTCGCGCGCGAGCGCCTGATCGAGGCGGACGTGGTGGTGCCCGTGCCGGACTCCGGCGTGCCGGCGGCGCTCGGCTATTCGCAGCAGTCGGGCGTGCCGTTCGAACTCGGCATCATCCGCAATCACTATGTCGGGCGCACCTTCATCGAGCCGACGCAGATCGCCCGCGATTTCGGCGTGCGCATGAAGCACAGCGCCAATCGCTGCGTCGTGGCCGGAAAGCGCGTCATCCTCATCGACGATTCGATCGTGCGCGGCACGACCTCGGTGAAAATCGTGCAGATGATGCGCGACGCCGGCGCGACGGAAGTGCATTTCCTGATTTCGTCGCCGCCGATCACCAATCCGGATTATTACGGCATCGACACGCCGCAAAAGGACAAGCTGCTCGCCGCGACGCATACGCTCGAGGAGATGCGCGAATATATCGGCTGCGACTCGCTCGCCTTTCTGTCGGTCGACGGCATCTATCGCGCCATGGGCTATGAGCGCCGCGATCCGATCCGGCCGCAGTTCACCGACCACTGCTTCACCGGCGATTATCCCACGTCGCTGACCGACCTCGTCGGCGAAAACCGCGCGCAACTGTCGCTGCTGGCCGAAGCGAGCTGA
- a CDS encoding CvpA family protein, whose product MPSYLDLAVITVVLVSGMLALLRGFTREVLAILSWVAAAAAAYFFYPLALPYIKPYVSKDEIALAAAVASVFFVALIAVSLITVKLSDVILDSKVGALDRTLGFLFGAVRGALLAVVAFVFYSWLVPETNQPEWIKDARAKPFLTAGGEKLREMLPDDIDSLVAKIKAKKGAPTNEEPPADVEPDKIQPAPTDASSETPAEAPAESAPQSGDKPE is encoded by the coding sequence ATGCCGTCATATCTTGATTTGGCTGTGATTACCGTCGTTCTGGTTTCGGGGATGCTCGCTCTTTTGCGCGGCTTCACCCGCGAAGTCCTGGCAATCCTGTCCTGGGTTGCGGCGGCGGCGGCGGCGTATTTCTTTTATCCGCTCGCCCTGCCCTACATCAAACCATATGTCAGCAAGGACGAGATCGCTCTCGCGGCCGCCGTGGCCTCGGTGTTTTTTGTCGCTTTGATCGCTGTTTCTCTGATCACGGTGAAGCTCTCGGACGTCATTCTCGATTCGAAGGTCGGCGCCCTCGATCGCACGCTCGGCTTCCTGTTCGGCGCCGTGCGCGGCGCGCTGCTCGCCGTCGTCGCCTTTGTTTTTTACAGCTGGCTGGTGCCCGAAACGAATCAGCCCGAATGGATCAAGGACGCGCGCGCTAAGCCCTTCCTGACGGCTGGCGGCGAGAAATTGCGGGAAATGCTGCCCGACGACATCGACAGCCTCGTCGCCAAGATCAAGGCGAAGAAGGGCGCTCCGACGAATGAGGAGCCGCCGGCCGACGTCGAGCCGGACAAGATTCAGCCTGCGCCGACCGACGCAAGCTCGGAAACTCCGGCTGAGGCGCCAGCCGAGTCGGCGCCTCAATCGGGCGACAAGCCTGAATGA